From the genome of Acidaminococcus sp.:
AGATGGATTTACGCTTTCCAAGGTAGCATTAACTGACCTTAAGATGGAAGACGGAGAAATCAAAGATTACTATAATCCGTCCAGTGATCGAATTCTGTATGAAGCTCTAAAGGATAGATTAAATCAATACAACGGAGATGCCAAGGCAGCGTTTGCCGAGCCTTTTTATAAGCCGAAAGCTGATGGCTCACGCGGGCCGCTTGTTAAAAAAGTCAAAATCATGAATAAAACGACAATGCCGGTCCTGGTTCAACAAAAGACAGGTGCGGCCGTAAATGACACTATGGTTCGGGTCGACGTATTTTACGTGAAAGGAGAGGGGTATTATCTCGTTCCCATATACGTAGCGGATACGGTTAAACCACAACTACCTAATTTGGCAATCGTCGCAAATAAGCCTATGACAGAATGGAAAGTGATGGACGATAAGAATTTTCAATTTTCACTGTATCCGGGTGACCTGATTCATTTTGAGAGTAAGCAGCCTAAAACGTTTACTCGTGTAAATGACGATAGTAATTTAAATAAAACATATGATGCAACCAATGAATTTGTTTATTATGTGAAGACTGGAATCGCTACTGCTTCTATAACAATCATAACGCATGATCATAGCTATGTATTAAATTCCTTTGGCGTGAAAAAAGTTCCATTAATTGAAAAGTATGAAGTAGATGTCCTCGGTAATTACCACAAAGTAAAGCGTGAAAAAAGACGTCCTATAATTTTTAAATAACATAGAGATGAGTAATTCATTATGGGCTATCGAAATCTTGTTATTGCGTCGAATGCGGATCTTTATAACCGTAATGGTCAACTAGAAATTAGTGGGCTGGGAGTCCATAAAGTTCCATTGGAAGACGTGAAATCCATTGTACTGGAAAATTTATCGTCTCAGGTTACAGTTTCCACATTGCAAAGACTCGTAGAATCCGGTGCTGCGGTATATATTTGTGATGAAAAACATTTGCCTAGTGCAGTTGTATTACCATTTTTCCAACATTCAAGAAATAGCTCCATTATTAAAGACCAGGAGACATTAAGCCTTCCAACTATAAAAAATACATGGAAGCAAATCGTCATGGCTAAAATCGGGAACCAGTCTCAATGTCTGTTACAACTAGGAAAAGAAAAAGAAGGAAACTATTTAGAACAGCTCGCTAAAACCGTTGCGAGCGGAGATCCAAAAAATGTGGAAGCTACAGCAGCCCGGTATTATTTTAAGTACCTTTTTGATGAAAATTTTACACGTGGCAATGAAGAAGATTGCAGAAATCATGCCTTAAATTATGGGTATGCTATTATGCGGGGGATGATGGCTCGTCTCCTGACCGGTTATGGTTTTCTTCTCCTTAAGGGGCTTCACCATGCTAACTTCTATAATGCTTTTAATTTAGCTGACGATTTTATGGAGCCATTGAGGCCTCTTGTTGACCTTTATGTAGCA
Proteins encoded in this window:
- the cas1 gene encoding type II CRISPR-associated endonuclease Cas1 is translated as MGYRNLVIASNADLYNRNGQLEISGLGVHKVPLEDVKSIVLENLSSQVTVSTLQRLVESGAAVYICDEKHLPSAVVLPFFQHSRNSSIIKDQETLSLPTIKNTWKQIVMAKIGNQSQCLLQLGKEKEGNYLEQLAKTVASGDPKNVEATAARYYFKYLFDENFTRGNEEDCRNHALNYGYAIMRGMMARLLTGYGFLLLKGLHHANFYNAFNLADDFMEPLRPLVDLYVAKTFSKDTELTTSQKAELLGLLNVDVLSGGQHHSASYGMERMVQSFSRICQKKGKALVIPELLGLHQHRYE